CGGCCGCACGAAATCCACCGCCACCTGATGCAGCTCATGCCCCAGCACCGTGGCGGCCTGATGCAGCAGCTCGGCCTCTTCCCCGCGCGCCATGCGCACCTGCAGCGCCACCAATGCCCGCTCGATGGCATGGCCCAGCGTGGCCAGTTCATCCAGCCCGATCTGGGCGGAAGCACGCGCCAGCTGCGCCGATAAACCCAGCGCCGAGGCGGGCACCGGATGCGCCGGCTGGCGCGCCCAGCGGTTGAGTTGCTGCACCAACTCGCGCGACCAGGCATCGGCCGACTGCAGATAGGCGTTGTACATGTCCTGCGGCATGCGCAACTCGCCCAGCGTCTTGACGGCGTCCTCCGGCAGACCCTGCGCAGATTCCGCCAGCAGCGCACGCGCCTGCGCGGTATCCACCCGCACCACCACCGGCGGCTGCGGCAGCACGCCATAGGCATCCGCCAGCGCCCGCGCCAGCGGCTGTTCGCCCTCCGGCAGCAACGGCACGCCTTGGGCCAGCAGAAACAGCATGTCCTGCGCCAGCGCCTCCAGCTGCGCCGCATCTGCGGGCTGGCCGCGACGCGCCCGCGCATGCTGCGCCACCATCCCGGAAACGGCACGCTGCAGCAAGCGATCCCATTCCAGCGCCCCTGCCGCGCGCAACTGCAGCACGGCAGCCAGCAACTGCCAGCAGGTCGTCAGAGAAGCCCCACCAGCCACTGCCGCCTGCGCTCCGGCCACATTCGCCAGCGCCAGCAGCGCCTGCGGCTCCTGTTCGCGGAACACGCGCAGGGCACACTCGTAGAGATCGCCCGCCTCCACCGCCGGCAGCAAGGTCGCAGATACCGGCTTCCACGGAAACGGATGCCAGCGCCACAGATCCGCCGGCTCGCAGCGGTCCAGCCTCGCCAGCGCCGCCACCGGCTGGTACACCGGGAACAGCGCGCGCGCATCCTCGGGGCAGGCATTGCGGGTATGATCCACATAGCTGCGCAGCGCCACGCTGGCCTGCTGGATCAGGCTGGCGTTGTCCATGGTGCGCAGTTCGGGCTGCGCGGCCACGCGCGCCACGGCACGCTCCATGGCACGTACCAGCCGGGCCGGGGCCGGGCGTCCGGCCTGTTCCATGGCTTGCACCGCCTGGCCCAGCCGCTCCGCCGCCAGCACCCAGGCATCGGCCTGTTCGGCCCCCTCCCCCAGCCAGGACGGCAGTGCCGATTGCACTCCATCAAACAGGCGTGCCAGCACGCCGCGTTGGGGAGTCTGCCAGCTGGCTGGCGCTTGGGGGGAAGCCGGGTCGTTCTGCGTCATGGAAGGTGCTTTCGCTCACGCGGTCGGATCGGATTGCCGGCCGCAGCCGGCGCGGACAGGCCGGGCTCCCGCGCCCTGCCTGCAATGGCACAGTGTCAGAACTGCGCCATCTGGAAATCGGCCTTGCCGGCGCCGCATTCCGGACAGGTCCAGTCGACGGGCACGTCTTCCCAGCGGGTGCCGGGGGCAATGCCATGTTCGGGGTCGCCGGCCTCTTCGTCGTAGATCCAGCCGCAGATCAGGCACATCCAGGTCTTCATTTCGGGCACAACTCGTCTCCGCAATCAGGCAAATAAAAACCGATTCTATCCAGTCTCTCCATGCGAAGGGAGATGGCGCATGCCCCTCTTAAGAAGCCGGTCAGGCTACCCGAATACCTGCCAGCGCGGTAAACTCGCTGCTTTGCAGCCCCCTGGCTGCCCTTGCCCTTTCATTGCCATCGGCGGCCCCATGCGCGGCGCCCCGGCC
The DNA window shown above is from Brachymonas denitrificans and carries:
- a CDS encoding rubredoxin: MKTWMCLICGWIYDEEAGDPEHGIAPGTRWEDVPVDWTCPECGAGKADFQMAQF